One Roseburia rectibacter DNA window includes the following coding sequences:
- the fliM gene encoding flagellar motor switch protein FliM, which yields MGEVLSQNEIDSLLKALSSGELDVDEMKDEDKKQVKNYDFARPAKFSKEHLRTLEIIFEHYGRLLSTNLPVYLRKNVQVEVMNSEAVTYSEFSNALSNPVLLGIVNASPLNGSIVIEMAQNLGYVVVDRMLGGKGVPLDKPRDFSEIELLIIERIFNVAVDLLVEPWENVCELEPRLERIETNSQFAQIISPTEMIALVTLNVKIGDVEGLLNVCLPYLTLESIMDKLNTKYWYSSLQEKDEQQYTETIEALISKAPMPIKAVLGNSSISVNDFLGLQVGDIIRLDTKVDQELSVFVGSIKKFTALPGETGDDYAVRITSVIREEQ from the coding sequence ATGGGTGAAGTCTTATCTCAAAATGAGATAGATAGTTTGCTCAAAGCGTTAAGCAGTGGTGAACTTGATGTAGATGAAATGAAAGATGAAGATAAAAAACAGGTCAAAAATTATGATTTTGCCCGTCCTGCAAAGTTTTCAAAGGAACATCTGCGAACGCTGGAGATTATCTTTGAACATTACGGAAGACTCTTGTCAACCAATCTTCCTGTTTATTTACGGAAAAATGTTCAGGTTGAGGTGATGAACTCAGAAGCAGTTACATATTCAGAATTTTCAAATGCGTTATCGAATCCTGTATTACTTGGAATTGTAAATGCATCTCCATTGAATGGAAGCATTGTCATTGAGATGGCACAAAATCTTGGATATGTTGTAGTAGACAGAATGTTAGGTGGAAAGGGAGTGCCTCTGGATAAACCGAGGGATTTCTCGGAGATAGAATTGCTGATCATTGAGCGGATATTTAATGTGGCAGTAGATCTTTTAGTGGAGCCGTGGGAGAATGTATGTGAGTTAGAACCCCGGTTAGAGCGTATTGAGACGAATTCGCAGTTCGCACAGATTATATCGCCGACGGAGATGATAGCTCTGGTAACGCTCAATGTTAAGATTGGCGATGTGGAGGGATTACTGAATGTATGCCTTCCATATCTGACTTTAGAGAGTATTATGGACAAACTGAATACCAAATACTGGTATTCGAGTCTGCAGGAAAAAGATGAACAACAGTATACAGAAACGATCGAGGCACTTATTTCAAAAGCACCAATGCCGATCAAAGCTGTACTTGGTAACAGTTCCATTTCAGTAAATGATTTTTTGGGACTGCAGGTAGGAGATATTATCCGGCTGGATACGAAGGTTGATCAGGAACTGAGTGTCTTTGTTGGAAGTATAAAAAAATTTACTGCTCTGCCGGGAGAAACCGGTGATGAC